In Halobacteroides halobius DSM 5150, the genomic window TTGGATGCTTTTAAAGTATTAGGCGGAGCCTATGCAATTGCTAAGTTACTTTGTAAAAAATTAGGAGTAGAACTTGATGAAATTGATTTTAATTATTTAAAATCTAAGGAAGTTAAAGAAGAGATTGGTGATGTAACTTTTGTTACTGCTACTGATGGAAATCATGGTAGAGGGGTGGCTTGGGCTGCTAGTCAACTTGGTTATCAAGCTATTGTTTATTTACCTAAAGGTTCAGCTAAGAGAAGAGTTGAAGCCATTAGAGAAACTGGGGCCAAGGCAGTTGTTACTGATGCAAATTATGATAAGACAGTAAGTTATGCAATCAATAAGGCTGAAATAGAAGATTGGTTGATTGTACAGGATACAGCATGGGAAGGCTATGAAGAAATCCCAAGTTGGATTATGCAAGGTTATACTACAATGGCAGATGAAGCATTACTCCAAATGGAATTAGATGGTATTGATAAACCAACCCATCTTTTCTTACAGGCTGGTGTTGGTTCAATGGCAGGTTCAGTTCTTGGTTATTATGCTAATTATTATGATGGAAAACCTCCTATAACAACTATCGTTGAGCCTAATGATGCAGCTTGTATTTTTAAATCAGCTTTTGTTGGTGATGGTTTAGCACATAATGTGGATAGTGATTTAAAGACTGATATGGCAGGTTTAGCTTGTGGAGAGCCTAATCCTATAGCTTGGCAGATTTTAAGGGATTTCAGTAAGATGAACGTTAAATGTGATGATAGTGTTGCTGCTACTGGCATGCGTATGTTAGCCAATCCATTGGGGAATGATCCAAGGGTTATTGCTGGAGAATCTGGAGCCGTTGGATTAGGTTTGCTTACATTATTAATGAATGATTCTAAGTTAAATGAAGTACGAGAGGAACTAGATTTAAACGAAGATTCAGTTGTTTTGTTATTTAATACTGAAGGAGCTACAGATCCTATTAATTATCAACGGATAATCTGGGGAGGCAAGGGTTCATTAGCACTTAATTTATGATAAACATGTATTACTTTTGTCTGTTATGTTAACTTAATTCAAATATTTTTCAAGGAGGAGATAAAAGATGCAGACAGTACTTAGAGGAAAGGATTTTATTTCTTTACAAGATTGGAGTAAAGAAGAGGTTGATACACTATTAGATGTTTCATTTGATTTAAAGCGTAAGTTTGCGATGGGGATAGATACTCCATATTTGCAAAACAAGACTGCTATGTTAATGTTCTTTGAAGAATCAACTAGAACTAGAAACTCTATGGAAGCTGGGTTGGCTCAATTAGGGGGGCATGCTAATTTCTTAGATACTAGTACTATGCAGGTTAATCATGGTGAAGTAGCTAAGGATACAGGTGTTATTTTAGGTAGTTTTGGCCATGCAATTGCTTGTCGTAATTGTTTTTGGGGAGAAGGAAATGGTAATGAATATTTAAGAAGTTTAGCTGAGCATGCTCCAGTACCTATTATGAATTTACAGTGTAACTTATATCATCCAATGCAGGGCTTAGCTGATTTAATGACTATCCAAGAGAAAAAGGAAGAGACTAAAGAGCTTAATGTATCTATTATTTGGGCCTATGCTACTAGTCATAAGAAGCCTATTTCTGTTCCAGTAACACAGGCTTTATTATTCCCGCGTTATTCTATGAATGTAACTGTGGCCCATCCCGAAGGCTTTGAGTTACCTGATTGGGTACTTAAGCAGGCTGAAGAAAATGCTAAAAAACATGGTGGTTCCTTTAAGGTTACTAATAATATGGAAGAAGCATATCAAAATGCTGATATCGTTATTCCTAAAAATTGGGGTAGTTGGGTTAACCACCCAGATGGTGGAGAAGAATTATTAGAAGCCAATAAAGATTGGAAGTGTAGTGAAGAGATGATGGAGTTAGCAAAAGATGATGTAAGCTATATGCATGCTTTACCTGCAGATAGAGGGAACGAAGTGGAAGATTCTGTAATAGATGGACCCCATTCTATTGTCTATGATGAAGCTGAAAATAGATTGCATACTGCTAAGGCAGTTATGACTGTAACTATGGGCGGAAAAGGTTAAAAATTATATTATTTAGGATTGGTTATAGTTAATCAATCCTAAATTAAGTTATTAGATTAAGTTATTAAAAAGGAGGTAATAGCTGATGGAAAGAGCAGAAATGATTAAGCAGATCAAAGAGAGATTAGATAATTATCAAGATGATATGATTAATTTTATGAGAGATATGATTAGAATTCCTAGTGAGAGTTGTCAAGAAAGAGAAGTAGTTCAGCGCATTAAAGAAGAAATGGAACAATTAGGTTTTGATGAGATTAGAATTGATCCAATGGGTAATATTCTTGGTAGGGTAGGTAGTGGTGATCGAGTAATTGCTTATGATGCTCATATTGACACTGTAGGTGTAGGAAATCCAGATGAATGGGATTGGGATCCTTTTGCAGGTAAGTTTGAAGATGGAATAATTTATGGTCGAGGTGCTACTGACCAGGAAGCTGCTATGGTTAGTATGCTCTATGCTGGAAAAGTAATTAAGGATCTTAATTTACACCAAGAATTTAGTCTATATTTTGTCGGAAGTATTCAAGAAGAGGACTGTGATGGTTTGTGTTGGCAATATATTATTAATGAGGATGATTTAGAACCCGAAATGGTTGTTGTAACTGAGCCAACGAATTTAAATATTTATCGTGGTCATAGAGGTAGAATGGAAATGGAAGTAACAACTGAGGGAGTTTCTTGTCATGGTAGTGCACCTCATCGAGGGGAAAACTCACTTTATAAAATTGCACCAATTATATCAGGAATTGAAAGATTAAATAAAATATTAAAGAAAGATGATTTCTTAGGGAAAGGGACTATAACTGTAACTCATATCTATAATGATACTCCTAGTTTATGTGCTGTACCTAATAAATCTACTATCCATCTTGACCGTCGCTTGACTGCTGGTGAGGATAAGGAATTAGCTCTACAACAGGTAGAAGAGGTAATAG contains:
- the dpaL gene encoding diaminopropionate ammonia-lyase is translated as MLNIEEPVKLQFLSNDGLGGLTPDFLDQEQVKQVKRFHSTFADYKATPLVSLDNLAAKLNVKKIYIKDEAYRFGLDAFKVLGGAYAIAKLLCKKLGVELDEIDFNYLKSKEVKEEIGDVTFVTATDGNHGRGVAWAASQLGYQAIVYLPKGSAKRRVEAIRETGAKAVVTDANYDKTVSYAINKAEIEDWLIVQDTAWEGYEEIPSWIMQGYTTMADEALLQMELDGIDKPTHLFLQAGVGSMAGSVLGYYANYYDGKPPITTIVEPNDAACIFKSAFVGDGLAHNVDSDLKTDMAGLACGEPNPIAWQILRDFSKMNVKCDDSVAATGMRMLANPLGNDPRVIAGESGAVGLGLLTLLMNDSKLNEVREELDLNEDSVVLLFNTEGATDPINYQRIIWGGKGSLALNL
- a CDS encoding ornithine carbamoyltransferase, with product MQTVLRGKDFISLQDWSKEEVDTLLDVSFDLKRKFAMGIDTPYLQNKTAMLMFFEESTRTRNSMEAGLAQLGGHANFLDTSTMQVNHGEVAKDTGVILGSFGHAIACRNCFWGEGNGNEYLRSLAEHAPVPIMNLQCNLYHPMQGLADLMTIQEKKEETKELNVSIIWAYATSHKKPISVPVTQALLFPRYSMNVTVAHPEGFELPDWVLKQAEENAKKHGGSFKVTNNMEEAYQNADIVIPKNWGSWVNHPDGGEELLEANKDWKCSEEMMELAKDDVSYMHALPADRGNEVEDSVIDGPHSIVYDEAENRLHTAKAVMTVTMGGKG
- a CDS encoding YgeY family selenium metabolism-linked hydrolase, translated to MERAEMIKQIKERLDNYQDDMINFMRDMIRIPSESCQEREVVQRIKEEMEQLGFDEIRIDPMGNILGRVGSGDRVIAYDAHIDTVGVGNPDEWDWDPFAGKFEDGIIYGRGATDQEAAMVSMLYAGKVIKDLNLHQEFSLYFVGSIQEEDCDGLCWQYIINEDDLEPEMVVVTEPTNLNIYRGHRGRMEMEVTTEGVSCHGSAPHRGENSLYKIAPIISGIERLNKILKKDDFLGKGTITVTHIYNDTPSLCAVPNKSTIHLDRRLTAGEDKELALQQVEEVIEEVGVDAKVEILNYDTPSYTGLVYETEKYYPTWVLEEDHDYIQGAVSAYRDLFDEEPTVDKWTFSTNGVSIMGRCGIPCIGFGPANEIYAHTVNDQVPVDHLLKAAKFYALYPDSI